The Elaeis guineensis isolate ETL-2024a chromosome 11, EG11, whole genome shotgun sequence genomic interval TCATGATGGGCTGCCAATCTtttctgaagaaaaaaaaaaagcaattttttttaaaaaagaaagtgCTTGGGTACTCCAATAATCTtacgaatttttttttcatttatttccctttttatgatttttttttttttcaactttttcctctggGAAAAAAGAACGATCGCCGTAGCTTTTAACATTAAATCTCCATATGGAATATCTGTCCAGTCAATGTTGGACGGCTGTACGAATGGGACCATGTTGACAGCTTTTCACTGTGGCAATAATAGGCGAGTATGGACTCCGTGGTTAGCTATCCAAAATCTataaagtcaaaaagaaaaaaaaaaaaaaaatactgtttaTGATCTTATCTTAATATCCCCAAAAATCtcctttgtcttttttttttttttttttttgaggagcaAAGAAGAAAGGGATATTCCCCCAGAGCGatgtattatataataatatccaATAAATCTCCTTTGTCTTTGATTGgttttcttcttcctccctttctgGCTCTCTCCACTATCAAGGGCTAATGGATCATTAGATGTATAACACGTTGCAATTAATCCGTGAATTGCACTCTTACTAATCCTGTAAACTTATGCCATGGACAAATTAtgttgtacttttaatttttatttagtcAATGTCATTAAGCAAATTGCACTTGAAAACTTGTGGCCTACTCTATATATAAAAGATTTTGGTAAATATTGTATGTTTGTCTTCGACGCACTATAAAGCCGGTTTGGTttgtatttattagatctaaatccATATTCAGACAAATGAAAACTCTACATTCGCACTTAATATTCGATCCAAAAGAAATCAGGTCTGGGTAGAAATAGGATGTTTAACAAGTTGTTTTGGTCTAACTttgtaattttttatgaatattttttttttccagataACTTAATACACCCAAATGCTGTTTCATGAAATATGAAACatgaagataaaaaaatataaaaaattagatgtaAAAGAGAGTATTTGTTCAACTATTATTTTGTTATCCAagcatcaatgaaatcaaatgacATGGAGGATGAAAAGATCCTACAAGAATCGAGCTCAATATGAATATTAAAacataataaatatttaaaaagaaaaagactaGAACAAAGGACATGGCTAAGAATTTGATGGaacaatataaattataatttcatttctTACAATTTGACATTTTTTCTATTATGATTAAAAAATTCATAGGTATACATGTAtgcatatttgtatgtatgtatttatagttttatgtttggatgcatacacgtCAACATGCCTGTCGGTGAATAAATGCCAAATGTTCGATCgcatatgaaattattttaaattttattttccattatGATCCACCTCTTTTGACCAATTAGAGCATTCTAGAGTCTAATCTATTTTCATGTCACTATCTTACGTGACCAAACcatgcatctttctttttttgGTCCTCAAATCTCCATCACGAATAATGCATATCTTTTTCAGCTGATTAACGTGGCTCATCTCACCCATTAGcttcctttttctttccaaaaagtaAAAAACGCATATCAGATGATGATGCATATTCCCATTAGCCTCCTTCCACATATATCTCTTTCATTCACATCATGTCTTTAGTATACTGCTACAATAACACATAACTTGCAGAACAGTTACACATATGTTGTGTAATTCCAATGTGAGTCCTTCAACAAAACACATACAAGTTACCAAACAAAGGAATAATAGCAAAATTTGGACAGAGCTGAGTAACTTTTTACTTTAGGCTTTTGTTTTGCTGAAACATTTTTTTCCTATCATCAAAATAAaggaaatgtttttttttttccgactTTCGGGGTGTGAAATTATGGAAATTAGTATATATAATATGTACTCCGATATACTCTGAGATAGGACAGAGCACTCTAATCCAATCGACCAACTTGATGAACATCCCAGTACGTATGAATTGTAGCCAGCTTCACTTGAGCTGCCCTTGGTGGCCCCAGTGCAGTAGATATGAATAAAATAATGACTTCCAGATGAACTAAATGCTCAACTCCATGGATGCCTACCCATGTGCACTGCAGCAGATTGTTTTATTATCATATTTGTTGCTAAGCATTCTGCCATTATTGATTCCTCtgtgaaaaatgctaaaataaagaGGGATGATGCATGAAATGGTGTGACTGTGGATCGCAGTTCAAGCGTTGAAGGTGATCGCCTCCAAGCTGAGAAAGCATTGGGACTTCTCGGTGGACCCCTGCAGCAGGGACGCATCGTGGCTGGATCCTACAAGCAGCAAAGACGTTGCCAGCAACCTCACTTGCGAGTGCAATGCCACCCCTGGTGTCTGTCACGTAACTAGCATGTATGTCTTATTGCACACATCCCAACTTATTGATCATgtcatctttctctctctctctctctctctagtcaTTATAACTCTATTTTGTTGCTGACAAGCTTATATTATTTTGGACTGCAGCCTTCTCAAGCGTCAGAACCTCACAGGATATCTGCCGGAGGAGTTTGCTAATCTGACTTTCTTGAGCGTATTGTAAGTCTCACCATAGTAGTATAATTGGAACATGTAACATTGTGATGCTACATCAATTTATGCTGTCATTTTGCTTATGTAACAGAGATCTTTCAAGGAACTATCTCAATGGATCCCTTCCCGGAGCCTGGGCTTCTCTTCCGCTCACACAGTTGTActgtctctctcctctctttttcctcCTAAAGATGGCCTTCTCAAAGCaagtgaaaaatataaaaaatcagtGGAATAACTGAAAATAAATTTGTTTTCAGGTCTATTTTGGGGAACAGGGTCTCTGGGAGCATCCCTGAGGAGTTTGGAAGCATCAGTACCCTCCAAAACCTGTACTTTCCTCCATCTATCTCAATTTCCTCCTTCCTTCTTACCATCTTTTTATCTGAAAAAATCTTGTATAATTTTTGTTGTGACATAGGACTTTGGAAGATAACCAGTTGCAAGGTCCAATCCCTGCAGCCCTTGGTAACCTGGTCAACTTAAGTCGCTTGTAAGACCCTCTTTCTCATCTGCCAACAgtcttaaaaaattaatatatacaatttTTTCTTTAGTAAAATTCAATCTACTATTTATTTATAATCATTCTTCTGTTATTCCTCTGCAGGTTTCTTTCTGCTAATAACTTTGGTGGGGACTTGCCGGACTCGCTTGGCAATCTCAAGAACCTGGAGGATTTGTATGTTAACTATGAAAACAGCACTGATGTTTCCATTCATACTTACTGTAACGGCTATAATTACCATTTTGTCAATAGATGACCGTTACGcacgggttttttttttttttaatgttactcAGAAACACAAATTGATATAGATGCCTGGAACTTTTTTGGATCCTATTCACAGTAGGATCGATGGAAACCCAATCACAGGGAAAATACCTAGCTTCATTGGGAATTGGACGAATCTCCAACGGCTGTGAGTACTACCACAATACTACTACTTGTGCCTGCTTGCTAAGCTTGCAGTCTAAACACCGTGAATCAGTGATTTGAACCTTTGAATAAACACAGGTGGCTGGTTCTCTCAGCCTCCTTTCaacctcaaaaaaaatttgaaccttCAAACATTTTGTTTCACAGAGACATGCAAGGAACATCAATGGAGGGGCCATTCCCTTCCACGTTTGGCAGACTAAAATCTATAACTGAGCTGTAAGACCTATGTTACTTGTTTGGTTATTTGTATCTATTAGTTGAGGTTTCCAGTGTGAATTAATTAGCTTGGCTGTGATTGCAGGAGGGTGTCTGACCTGAAAGGAGGAGATGGGAAGTTCCCTCCACTGCAAAACATGAAAAACATGAAGGAATTGTAAGTTTCGAAGAAATGAAATGTGTCACACATCCGTACACCCGTCCATCCATCAGTGCAGTCTGCTTCCTTACTGAGCGCATGTTGGTTGGTGGTATGATGCAGGGTATTGAGAAACCTGTCAATTTCTGGTCAACTTCCCGATTTTATTGGAGATATGTCCAAGCTTAAAGTCTTGTAAGTTGGTTCAGAGGACTCTGGTGATGgcttttttgcttcattaaatgcTCATGAtagatttccttttttttttttttcccattcgCACAATCTTTTACTTAGAAATTAACCATATAAGTAGATTACCTAAAGAGAAAGTGACCATACAAGTACTTAGCACGAAAGCAAAGTTCTCCTACTTATTGATTATACTTGTATTCTCTTGCAGAGATTTAAGCTTTAACAACTTGACAGGTCCAATTCCAGGAAGCTTTGATGGATTAGCAAAGTCAATAGATTATATGTGAGCAAACTAGATGCACATACATGTTCTCACTATCAATTATTGCTTTATGTGCTAAGTTTTCCTACCCCTTATTTTTTATGTTCTCAATATTGTGTCTCTTATAGGTACCTTACTAATAACAAGCTAGATGGAGCAATACCTGGTTGGATCTTGAGCAGCCAAAGAAACTTGTATGTTTGTATACGTAAAACTTCTTCAGCTGTATGTCATGCTGTTATGAGAAGCTATTATGTTTTCACCACAAATTCAGCTCCACCATTTTAAGACTTTCAATATTGCAGGGATGTTTCTTACAACTCTTTTACAGGATCTGCGCCGGCTAATTGTCGGCAAGTGAATGTGTAAGAATTTTCACATTTGAtagtctctgtgtgtgtgtgtgtgtgtgtgttgtgatgatgatgatgatgatgatgatgatgatgatctaTTAGTTTCTGTTGATGATTTGTTTGcttttattattattgttttcCAACTTGCAGGAACCTGGTTTCTAGTTTTCATCAACAAATGGTAACTCGTAAGCTTCTATAGCTTTGTTGTTTCTTTCTTAAATTATCGCCAATTCTTATCAATTCAATTTTAGCTTGAAAGTTTGCTgaatatcatttttttaattgTCTTATTAGGATAGCATCATGTTTAAGGAGGAACCTCCCTTGTTCTGGAAAAGCTAAAAGTAAGtaatttgaaaagagtttccactTTGTGGCTGTTTTGAAGTTCACATCTCATATCATGAGGATATGCTATTTATACTTTAAaagaatcatattgatgattgagTCATTGACTATATCTGGCAGACTACAACTTGTTTATAAATTGTGGTGGTGGTAAGGTTACTGTTGATGGCCATGAATATGAAGATGATAGCTCTCCGCTAGGTCCATCAAGATACTTTGAGTCTGATAGTGGAAAATGGGCTTACAGCAGTACGGGAGACTTTGTAGGAAATGACAAGGGAGAATATGTTACTAGAAACGCATCAATGTTGAACATGACAAATCCAAAGTTGTACATGACTGCCCGACTTAACCCTCTGTCCCTTAAATATTATGGTCTCTGCTTACAAAAGGGAGATTATAATGTGACGCTTCATTTTGCTGAAattatgttcacagatgaccACACATATGCTAGTGTTGGAGAGCGCTTCTTCGATGTATCAATTCAGGTGAGTGTTCTTATCATTGCAAAACTTACATCAATTCATCACATGTCTCATGTAGTATCTGTGGCATTCACTACTTTCAATGTTACATTTCTTCAGTTTTGTTGCATATCCTACCACGCCaagattaagattttttttattttaatttctaatttttttctgtaAGCTTTAATTATATGTTAATTTGCTGCTAGTATTTAGAGTGTGAAATAGCTAAGTCtcccttttttgttttttggagGCAGTGACTGCTTTTAATCTTGCATTCATTGACTTGTACATTCATGTGCACATAAATGTGTACCTATGTACATACATTTTATTTTGCTCGACTGTTTGCATGGAACTCTTTGATGTATCTATTGGCTGTTAATAAAAAAATGCATAAAAAGAATACTTGTTTCATGGAGAAACTATAAATTTATGCAGGGTCAGAAGGTTTTGCGAGACTTTAATATTGCAAAAGAAGCAAAGGGAACTGGAAAGAGAATAATCAAGAATTTTACTACCATTGTAGATGGAACTCTGGAAATTCACTTTCAGTGGCTTGGCAAAGGCACAAATTCCATTCCACATAGAGGTGTATATGGACCTCTTATTTCAGCCATTTCCGTAACACCAAGTAAGTTTTCGTTCTTCTTTCCTTGACAACTTATTCATATAATGATGATGTCTAAGAATGTCAACTTTGTAGATTTCAAGCCTGATACTGGTGAAGGTGAAAGCAAGTTATCTGTAGGAGCTATCTTGGGCATTGTTGCAGCTTCTTGTATTGTAATCATGCTGATCATAACATTACTATGGTTTTGCTTCAGAAGAAAACAAACTGCAAACAGTGGTAAGAGTGACTGTTTCACTGAACTCTGTTTTGGAAAAATGGAGGTCGATTTTTTCAAAGATGacctatcttttttaaaatacCATGTATCATATACTGAAAATTTTAATGCTTGAATGCACCAAAAAGTCAGGAACAGTTTTAAACATTTCAAGGGCAATTGGCTGAATGTCCTTGCGACATTACCAACTTGCACTACCATTAATTGACATGTGCACCATGGATATGATTGTGATATCTCATTTTCTGCTAGGGCTGATGAATATGTTTGCCCCAAATTTCatgtaaaaatatatttcatgttaATATTGTAAATTTTGTCTGTTTTTCATGACTTTTCATGAAATGTTTTAGAAGGTCATTCATTATTTGTTCATGCATTATATAATAATTTCAAAATTACAACATGTATGAATGCAGAACTCCGAGGATTAGAGTTGCAGACCGGTTATTTCACCATAAAACAGATTAAAACAGCAACCAAAAATTTTGATCCTGGAAACAAGATAGGTGAAGGTGGCTTCGGTTCAGTTTACAGGGTACAGACTAAAGCATTTTTTTAACAAGCtttttattttttgctcttggTTCAACTGGTTATATTTTTTTCTGAGTTTCAGTAATATTTCTATGTATAAAGTCCTAAATCTATCCTTAGGTAGATCTTTGATCCTTGTACAATTTGCATGTGGCAGGGGGTGCTGCCAGATGGTTCTGAAATTGCTGTGAAGCAGCTTTCTTCCAAGTCTAAGCAAGGGAACCGTGAATTCATTAATGAGATAGGCATGATATCTGCCTTGCAGCACCCAAATCTTGTTAAGCTTTATGGGTGTTGTATTGAAGGAAATCAATTATTGCTAGTATATGAATACATGGAAAATAATAGTCTTGCTCGTGCTCTATTTGGTCAGTATTTCTTTGTGCTAaatgtcttttcaaaattatgcaCTTGATGACATTCTTCATCCTCTATTTCTCTTTGTTCTGAACAAGTGTTTATTCCTTAAAGCATGAAAACGTGTTGTTTACAGGTCCTCAAGAATATCGGCTGAAATTGGACTGG includes:
- the LOC105047471 gene encoding LOW QUALITY PROTEIN: probable LRR receptor-like serine/threonine-protein kinase At1g53440 (The sequence of the model RefSeq protein was modified relative to this genomic sequence to represent the inferred CDS: inserted 1 base in 1 codon; substituted 1 base at 1 genomic stop codon) yields the protein MRAMGRDEEVKHFSAPLRRFSPTILFSVLLVLSCFGDLRCGAQKLAQEEVQALKVIASKLRKHWDFSVDPCSRDASWLDPTSSKDVASNLTCECNATPGVCHVTSILLKRQNLTGYLPEEFANLTFLSVLDLSRNYLNGSLPGAWASLPLTQLSILGNRVSGSIPEEFGSISTLQNLTLEDNQLQGPIPAALGNLVNLSRLFLSANNFGGDLPDSLGNLKNLEDFRIDGNPITGKIPSFIGNWTNLQRLDMQGTSMEGPFPSTFGRLKSITELRVSDLKGGDGKFPPLQNMKNMKELVLRNLSISGQLPDFIGDMSKLKVLDLSFNNLTGPIPGSFDGLAKSIDYMYLTNNKLDGAIPGWILSSQRNLDVSYNSFTGSAPANCRQVNVXEFSHLIVSFSSTNGNSIASCLRRNLPCSGKAKNYNLFINCGGGKVTVDGHEYEDDSSPLGPSRYFESDSGKWAYSSTGDFVGNDKGEYVTRNASMLNMTNPKLYMTARLNPLSLKYYGLCLQKGDYNVTLHFAEIMFTDDHTYASVGERFFDVSIQGQKVLRDFNIAKEAKGTGKRIIKNFTTIVDGTLEIHFQWLGKGTNSIPHRGVYGPLISAISVTPNFKPDTGEGESKLSVGAILGIVAASCIVIMLIITLLWFCFRRKQTANSELRGLELQTGYFTIKQIKTATKNFDPGNKIGEGGFGSVYRGVLPDGSEIAVKQLSSKSKQGNREFINEIGMISALQHPNLVKLYGCCIEGNQLLLVYEYMENNSLARALFGPQEYRLKLDWRTRRKICLGIARGLAFLHEESRIKIVHRDIKATNILLDKDLNAKISDFGLARLDEEENTHISTRIAGTVGYMAPEYAMXGYLTDKADVYSFGVVALELVSGMSNTNYRPKEDFVYLLDWVKNAWISSH